From the Pseudomonas sp. Teo4 genome, the window AAGGTCAAGCTGCGCTCCTACAGCCCGGCTGTACGTGGCCACTCCGGCCAGATCCGCAAGGCAGCCGAGATGATCCTCGCCGCCAAGCGCCCGATCGTGTACGCCGGCGGTGGTGTGATTCTCGGCGGTGGCTCCGAAGCCCTGACCGAAATCGCCAAGTCGCTGAACCTGCCGGTCACCAACACCCTGATGGGCCTCGGTGGCTTCCCAGGTACTGATCGTCAGTTCCTCGGCATGCTCGGCATGCACGGCAGCTTCACCGCCAACATGGCCATGCACAATGCCGACGTGATCCTTGCGGTTGGCGCACGCTTCGATGACCGTGTGGTCAACGGCCCGGCCAAGTTCTGCCCGAACGCCAAGATCATTCACATCGACATCGACCCTGCGTCGATTTCCAAGATGATCAAGGCCGACGTGCCGATCGTGGGGCCAGTCGACAGCGTGCTGAGCGAGATGCTCACCATCCTCAAGGAAATCGGCGAGCAGCCTGAAAAAGCCGCAATGGATGCCTGGTGGAAGCAGATCGACGAGTGGCGCGGTGACCGTGGCCTGTTCCCTTACGACAAGGGCGACGGCAGCGTCATCAAGCCACAAACCGTGATCGAGACCCTCTGCGAAGTGACCAATGGCGACGCCTTCGTCACCTCCGACGTGGGTCAGCACCAGATGTTCGCGGCGCAGTACTACCGCTTCAACAAGCCGAATCGTTGGATCAACTCCGGCGGCTTGGGCACCATGGGCTTCGGTTTCCCGGCGGCCATGGGCGTCAAGCTGAACTTCCCGGATCAGGACGTGGCCTGCGTCACTGGCGAAGGCAGTATCCAGATGAACATCCAGGAGCTGTCCACCTGCATGCAATATGGCCTGCCGGTGAAGATCGTCAACCTGAACAACGGGGTGTTGGGCATGGTTCGCCAGTGGCAGGACATGTCCTACAACGGTCGTCACTCGCATTCCTATGTCGAGTCGCTGCCTGACTTCATCAAGCTGGCCGAGGCCTATGGCCATGTGGGTATCCGCATCACCAGCCTGAAGGACCTCAAGCCGAAGCTGGAAGAGGCCTTTGCGATGAAGGACCGCCTGGTGTTCATCGACATCGCGGTTGACCGTACCGAGCACGTCTATCCAATGCAGATCAAGGATGGCTCGATGCGTGACATGTGGCTGAGCAAGACGGAGCGTACCTGATATGCGGCACATCATCTCCCTGCTGCTGGAAAACGAACCAGGTGCGTTGTCCCGCGTGGTCGGCCTGTTCTCCCAGCGCAACTACAACATTGAAAGCCTGACCGTGGCGCCGACCGAAGACCCGACCCTGTCGCGTCTGACGCTGACCACCGTTGGCCACGACGAAGTGATCGAACAGATCACCAAGAACCTGAACAAGCTGGTCGAAGTGGTAAAACTGGTCGACCTGTCGGAAAGTGCTCACATCGAGCGCGAACTGATGTTGGTCAAGGTCAAGGCCACCGGTGCCCAGCGCGCCGAGATCAAGCGCACCACGGACATCTTCCGTGGCCAGATCGTCGATGTCTCCGCCAGCGTGTACACCGTGCAACTGAGCGGCACCAGCGACAAACTGGACAGCTTCATCCAGGCGATCGGCACTGCATCGATTCTCGAAACCGTGCGCAGCGGCGTTACCGGCATTGCCCGTGGCGACAAAGTGCTCAGCATCTAAATTCAAAAATTAGCGATGGCTCCGCAGGGGCCGAGATATAACCAGGGGTATTTCCATGAAAGTTTTCTACGACAAAGACTGCGACCTTTCCATCATCCAAGGTAAGAAAGTCGCCA encodes:
- a CDS encoding acetolactate synthase 3 large subunit codes for the protein MELLSGAEMVVRFLRDEGVKHIYGYPGGALLHVYDALFKEPEVEHILVRHEQAATHMADGYARATGKAGVVLVTSGPGATNAITGIATAYMDSIPMVILSGQVPSTMVGTDAFQETDMIGISRPIVKHSFMIKNATEIPEVLKKAFYLAQSGRPGPVVVDIPKDMTNPAEKFEYVYPKKVKLRSYSPAVRGHSGQIRKAAEMILAAKRPIVYAGGGVILGGGSEALTEIAKSLNLPVTNTLMGLGGFPGTDRQFLGMLGMHGSFTANMAMHNADVILAVGARFDDRVVNGPAKFCPNAKIIHIDIDPASISKMIKADVPIVGPVDSVLSEMLTILKEIGEQPEKAAMDAWWKQIDEWRGDRGLFPYDKGDGSVIKPQTVIETLCEVTNGDAFVTSDVGQHQMFAAQYYRFNKPNRWINSGGLGTMGFGFPAAMGVKLNFPDQDVACVTGEGSIQMNIQELSTCMQYGLPVKIVNLNNGVLGMVRQWQDMSYNGRHSHSYVESLPDFIKLAEAYGHVGIRITSLKDLKPKLEEAFAMKDRLVFIDIAVDRTEHVYPMQIKDGSMRDMWLSKTERT
- the ilvN gene encoding acetolactate synthase small subunit, producing the protein MRHIISLLLENEPGALSRVVGLFSQRNYNIESLTVAPTEDPTLSRLTLTTVGHDEVIEQITKNLNKLVEVVKLVDLSESAHIERELMLVKVKATGAQRAEIKRTTDIFRGQIVDVSASVYTVQLSGTSDKLDSFIQAIGTASILETVRSGVTGIARGDKVLSI